The genomic region GAGTTCCAGGGCGGCCGAGGAGGACAGGCCGGCGCCGAGCGGGATGTCGCTGGCGAGCGCGCCCTGCCACGGCACGAGGTCGGCCCCGGCGGGCTGACCAGACGCGGCGAGCTGACCAGACGCGGCGAGCTGGACGGCCACGCCCTGCACGTACCGGGTCCAGCCGGTCGCGCGGGCGGACGGCGGCGTGTCCGCGGGGGGCGGCGGCAGCTCGATGACGGCGGGCGTCGGGTCCTGCTCGGACACCAGCCGTAGATGCGCACCGGCGGCAGGATCCGCGCCGGCCGCAACGTCATCGGTGCGGCGCAGGGCGATGCAGAGCTCGCGGTCGATCGCCACCGGCAGGCACAGGCCGTCGTTGTAGTCGGTGTGCTCGCCGATGAGGTTGACCCGGGCCGGTGAGCGCACCAGCAGAGTCGGCTCGCGGCCGTGGGCCGCCACGAACGCGCGCACCGCCCGAGCCGCGGCCGGCACCGCCCGTTCGCCCCCGCCGTCCACCGAACCCGGGCGCCCCGCCGAACCCCCGTGGCCTGTCGAACCCCCATGGTCTGTCGAACCCCCATGGCCCGCCGAACCCCGGTGGCCCGTCGAACCCCGGCGGCCCGCCGAGCCCGGGCGGCCCGGGGGCGACGTCACGACGGACGGATCCGCAGCGGCGCGGCGGGGACCGCCTCGAGGCCGCCGGGCAGGGTTGCCTCCCCGTCCCAGGCGTCCGCCATGACCGCGCGCAACCGGCCCGCGGCGTCCTCGGGGGTGAGGTCGCGCGCGGGCTCCGCGAGCATCTCGTAGCCGACGAGGTGCTTGCGGATCGTCGGCGAGCGCAGCAGCGGCGGGTAGAAGTGGGCGTGCAGCTGCCAGACCCCCTCGGCGGGACGCCGCGAACCGGTCGGCCGGCTCGTGGCCCCCGCCGGGTGCGGACCAGGGGCGCCGTGCCAGCCCATCGAGAACGGGAACGGGTGGTCGAACAGGGCGTCGTAGCCGGCGAGCAGGCGGCCCAGCACGTCGGCCAGGCTGTCCCGCTGGGCGCGGTCGAGGTCGGCGAGCCGCTGGACGGGTCGGCGGGGCAGCAGCAGCGTCTCGAAGGGCCACACCGCCCAGAACGGCACGACGACGAGCCAGTCGGAGTCGTCGAGAACGATCCGCTCCGCGGCGCGTGTCTCGGTGCGCAGGTAGTCGAGCAGCAGCGAGCTGCCCGACCGGGCGAAGTGCTCCCGCTGGTGGGTGTCCTCGGCGGCGGCCTCGTCGGGCAGGGCGTCGCAGGCCCAGATCTGCCCGTGGGGATGGGGGTTGGAGGCGCCCATCGCGGTGCCGCGGTTCTCGAAGACCTGCACCCAGCGCCACCGCTCGGACAGCTCGGCCTCCTGCGCCGCCCACGTGTCGACGACCGCGCGGACCTCGTAGGAGGACATGTCGACCAGCCCACGGCCGTGGTGCGGGCCGAAGCAGACGACCCGGCAGGTCCCGTGCGCGGGGGCGCTGCGCAGCAGTCCGCCCGGGTCGGCGCCGGGCGGCGCGGGATCGCTCTCGGCGGGTCGCAGCGCCGGGAAGTCGTTGGTGAACACGTACGTGCCCCGGTAGTCGGGATTGCGAGCGCCGCCCGCACGCTCGTTGCCGGGGCACAGGTGGCAGGCGGGATCGTACGCGACGGCGGGAGGCGTCGCCGCCGTCTCCCGGCCGCCGTGCCAGGGGCGCCGAACCCGCCCCGGCGAGACCAGGACCCAGCGGCCGGTCAGGGGATTGAACCGCCGATGCGTGGTGTCGTCCATCGATTCGACAGCCTGCCACGGCCCCGGCCGGACCGGCCCCGTCCGGACCACCCCGGAAGATCCACCGGCGGCCGAGGCGACAGGCCACCCGGACCGCCCGGTTACCTGACGCAACGCACTGACGACTCTAGGGTCAGGGGGTGGCACCGCCGCGGCGCGGTCGCGACAACCCGCACGTGCGG from Frankia alni ACN14a harbors:
- a CDS encoding UDP-glucose--hexose-1-phosphate uridylyltransferase, whose translation is MDDTTHRRFNPLTGRWVLVSPGRVRRPWHGGRETAATPPAVAYDPACHLCPGNERAGGARNPDYRGTYVFTNDFPALRPAESDPAPPGADPGGLLRSAPAHGTCRVVCFGPHHGRGLVDMSSYEVRAVVDTWAAQEAELSERWRWVQVFENRGTAMGASNPHPHGQIWACDALPDEAAAEDTHQREHFARSGSSLLLDYLRTETRAAERIVLDDSDWLVVVPFWAVWPFETLLLPRRPVQRLADLDRAQRDSLADVLGRLLAGYDALFDHPFPFSMGWHGAPGPHPAGATSRPTGSRRPAEGVWQLHAHFYPPLLRSPTIRKHLVGYEMLAEPARDLTPEDAAGRLRAVMADAWDGEATLPGGLEAVPAAPLRIRPS